TACAAATTAAAGTAGAGTCCCTAGCAGCCAGAATTACCTTATGGGAACCTTGTAGGAGACAGCATCCTTTTTAGACCTGTTGAATAACAAACACGTGTTAGAAGTAGGGGCACTGTAGTGTGCCTTAGATTAATATTTCCAGGAATATGTGCTTAAAATAGATTCCAGCAGACCTAACccttttttccaatttcttcaaTTCTGAGAGTTGTTTTTCTATATAACCGTTTCTTTATAATTTTGAAGCCATGGCAAAACTTTAGAAGATGCCacagttgttttgttttaaaagtagtcaaaTTAAACAGCAAAATGGAGGAAATTAGCAATGACTTTTTAGTAATTAAACCTAATTATGAAATGGTCAGTGATAATAAGAATGGGAAAAGTTATCCAAACGGACAAGTTTTGTGAAAAATAGACTTAGCACATTTTGATATATATAAATTCATCTgataacaatgaaagaaaaacaaaatgatcaGGCTTTTAGTGTAGCATCTGCATTCCCATATAATGCCTACATTATCTTAAAagcaattatttattaaattaaatattttaggaaCAAACAGGTTGCATTGTGATATTTGCCAGCTGTATTAAGAATTTCCTGatcctcttcaaaattaaaaatttatgtttTGGAACAATTCTTCAATTATCTTTAAGAACTTTTTGCTTACTTTTCTCTGCTTTCTGAATTTTTACTGTAGCTCTTTAAGCCGTTTCTAAACAACAGTGAGAGTTAGTGTTCTGCAGGCATGTTTCTAATAATGTTAAAATCTTGTTGTTTCTGTGATTTTCTTCTCATGTTCTGAAGCAAAACCACATGAAAGCTGCCTTTAAAACCTTTCCTACGATTTGGGTGCCAAGTTAAGTAACAAGTGCGTGCTTCTCATTCACAGATAACACCATTGCAACCAAAGGAGCAGGATTTTTTGTTGGTCAAAGAATATTTGGCtctgcaattttttttccatttcacatcaggaattattaccaataaacagaacaagacaaaacaaaaaatagtcaAGTTTGGAACTAACTAATTTGATGAAATTAACATAAAAATTCAAGAAACTCATGCAGTCTCTTTGTGCTCTCAGGCCCAGGACAATCTCCTGAATTTTAGCTGCTTTAGCACTTACTAAGAATTAGTTTATAGTTAAATACTAACTTATGATTTCAAATAACCTTAATGATTTCAAAGCACTGGAGTAAATACTCTTGTTTCAGGGGATGTGAGAGATTTTGTTCCCTTAAGGTTATTTAATCAAAGCTCAATCTTGGCTTTTGCAGCCTTGCTAAGGTTATTGTTTAGTATGCATCAGTAAATAAACTTTCAATTATCTTGGTAAGCACATCCAAAAATAGCATGAGAATGAAAAGGCAATGGTGTATCCAGTAATTGttccaaataaataattttgatagATAGGATCTTTGCTTAATTTCAAATGAAGTAGAAATAAGAAATTTAATTAAGTTTTACTAGAGTTGAACTATGCAGAGAAATACCCAGTGAAAATGGCTACCTACTTTATTTAAACTGTATATTGCTCTCTTTTCCAGTGATTGTACTTTAGTAAAATCATTTTAGtatgtttttataaattatgaatttataaagaaaaatgttaagCCAGGAGGAGGTTGTCCCGTTCATAATTATTCTaaatttaaagcagttttatttttcttaaaggggATACTTTTCTTTACCATTTTTGCTTTGGACATTTACTAACGCCAGTATTGGATTAGTTCAGCTAACTGAAAGGAAGCCGTGTCCTTTaccttgtgtgtgtgtatgttgtggTAAATTCCATTGCTTGTGACTACTAAATTTTTTCATGAGCCCTTGTTTCATGGAGGATATTTATTCACGTTTCTATCATATCAATCTAATCAAATTCCCATTCACAGTGTatgtttgttcttattttctcaaCTCTATTTTGATCatctttaaagggaaaaaagtccaaatagaAATTCTCTAGAAATAATTTAAAGGACTTAAGAATTTGTAGGTTTTTTAGGCTGTTCTACAGTCGCATTaatatgctttcctttttttaaggcTTCAAGTAAAGAAGTCTTTAGATACtgattacttgtgattggttccTGGTGATTTGCTCTTAATAATTTCCAGTTGAATTTAATGAAAGTATGATTCCTGAAATGCTGCTTCATTAAAAATGCATCTTTCCTCCTTTAATTGTGGTTTCGGTCATTTCACCCATTTTGTGGTGTGTTTTCCTCCCCCTTAAAAAGTAATGACTGAGAAAGCTAAAACAATTAAGAATAtcactttagtttttttttagaaCTCGCCCCTGAGTTTCTCTGATTGAAATAATCCACTCCATCTGGATTATACAACATTTTTTCCAATTTGATGAGATTagtttaaaattgatttttaaaagagaaactaGATTTTGAGGTGTGTGagggaaagtgaaaaaagaacatGTTGCATATTCAAGAGAAGGTCTTTAGTATTTTTACTAAAAAACTCAGATAAACCTTGATTAAGGTACACTATACACAGACTTAATTTAAATGAGATAGTGATTTGCAAATGAATATCTACAtggatcctttttaaaaatccaaatgcaAATGAGTATAActgcaataaaatatatttgcaaatgaATCCTGttgctttattcatttattgtgtAATTACTGCAATCCTTCCCACCTTGTTTTCAGTATTTCTTAATCATTAAGTTGGAAGCATGACAGCAGTGCCAGCCCTGGCATGATTCTCTTTGACTAAAACCTTGTAAATTAACACAATTAGCACAGCATCATCCTGCTAATTAACTTCCAGTGTCTGGTGCAGTGGTTTTGCAAACAAGGAAGAGGGAGTCAGAAGGGAATCAACATGCCATTCTGTTaccaaactgtggtatatattcAGTTTAGCTCAGTGAGTCTAAACTGGCCATGTCAGAAGCCAGAGTCGGGCGCTGAAGAGCTAAAGGGGTTGGGGAGGAGAACAGAAGGGGGGGGTAGACGCTGTCAAAATAGACTGGTAATTCAGAAGGGAGTTGATGCCACAGATGCTTCATTTAGACCAGACCTCCTTCTTATCAAGGAATCTCTGCCAGAGGGCACAAGACAGTTTGCAAAATTCACTTTGGGTAATACAGAAGAGATTAAGAAGGCCTGCCTAATTTAGCTGTATCAGAATAGGCTGTGTTTAAACCAAGCGGAGATTAGAATGGGATGAGCCAGCACTGGGAAATAGGAGAACAGGATTCCAGGCCTCTTCTATAACTAACACCATGTGAACCCTCGACAGCAGATCATAAATGTCTGTGGGCCTTGGTGTCATAATCTGTGCTATAAGGTCATTTCTCAGGTCTCCTTAAACTTGAAAGATTAAATGATTCTCTGATTGTAAGGGTttagttttgttctgtttttagtgAGAAAAAACTCTTGTTTTATAGTTTGCTTCAGAGTTACCTTGCTTTAGTTAGTAATCTCACAGATTATAGAATCACATTATCTCTTCGAGTTTATGCCTCTAAACTTTCATCGAAATTTAGAGTATTAGAACCCATCGGGTTCTAGCAGGCAACTATGCCGATACCCTATCAGGACTAGTGAGTGGTTGAAAAAATGAAATCTctatatagagagagagacagagagagagagagagattcctcCATTTTAGTATCTTGGAGGCTGTAAGGGGAGGGGAGAttaagagaaggagggagaaggcAAGAAGACGGACAGACAAGtgatgcttgttttttttttcagagactCAACAACAGAACTGAGAGGCAGAAAGGAACCAGTTGTAATTCATACCGAGTTGTAGGCTTTGTGTGATGAAAGCGATGGAGCGCTGCCTGGGAGATTGCTTTGCTGCACTCCACGAAGCAGATTTGAAACTGTCGTGGACCACTTTAGATGAGAGTTGGATTATGGAATGACCTGCTATGTCTGTGTCATATTGTTCTGCACAGGGAGCATTATACTGCGCTAACTAGGTGTTCAGTACCAAATAAGAGAGGTGTCCTAGATGTGATCTGTCAGCTGTGTCTCATTTTTATATtggttaaaatataaaacagaaactGTGATGTGAAGAGACAGAATAGCATGATACCATATATGTTAATACTATCACATGctagatatttaaaatgtatgcTTATTTTAAGAGTCTCTGAGTGAATTCAAATTTCACaaaatatgtgtgtacatatatatgtatgtgtgtgtgtatagatataGCAAGTAAACTGATGTGTTTCACTTCTTTAGAAAATGAGAATTCTAGGTCCAcagaatattcttttaaattcaatgttcttttttaaaaggctAAAATCTAATCCATTTTAAAGAGTGCATGCTATTGAGATCATAATAGGTATTAAAACTATGGAACTATTTCATAATATGGATATCATTAGTGGAAAATAATTGGTAACAAAAGAAGTATTAATGGTTCTGATGAAATATCGAAGTAAATTAACtttccaccccccctcccccaaatccaTAGGCTTGAAGATGCAGTGGACGCCGGAGCATGCCCAGTGGCCAGAACAGCACTTTGACATCACCTCAACCACTCGGTCTCCTGCCCACAAAGTTGAAGCCTATCGCGGTCACTTGCAGCGAACCTATCAGTATGCCTGGGCGAATGATGACATATCTGCTTTGACTGCATCCAACCTACTAAAAAAATATGCAGAGAAATATTCTGGCATTTTGGAAGGCCCCGTGGACCGACCTGTACTCAGCAACTATGCCGATGCCCCATCAGGACTAGTGAATGGTCGGAAAAATGAAAGTGAACCCTGGCAGCCTTCCTTAAATTCAGAAGCTGTTTATCCTATGAACTGTGTTCCGGATGTTATCACTGCCAGCAAAGCTGGAGTCAGTTCAGCCCTCCCTCCAGCAGATGTCTCTGCTAGTATAGGGAGCTCTCCTGGGGTGGCCAGCAACCTGACAGAACCTAGTTATTCGAGTAGTACCTGTGGAAGCCACACTGTTCCTAGTCTCCATGCAGGGCTCCCATCTCAGGAATATGCCCCAGGATACAACGGATCATATTTGCATTCTACTTACAGTAGCCAGCCCACACCTGCACTTCCTTCGCCTCACCCATCTCCTTTGCATAGTTCTGGGCTCCTACAGCCACCgccaccacctcctccaccatcaGCCCTGGTCCCAGGCTACAATGGGACCTCTAACCTCTCCAGCTACAGCTATCCCTCTGCTAGCTATCCTCCGCAGACTGCCGTGGGATCTGGGTACAGCCCTGGGGGTGCACCCCCTCCTCCTTCAGCATACCTGCCTTCAGGAATTCCTGCTCCTACCCCTCTGCCCCCTACCACTGTTCCTGGCTACACCTACCAGGGTCACGGTTTGACACCTATTGCACCCTCAGCTCTGACAAACAGTTCGGCAAGTTCTCTCAAAAGGAAAGCCTTCTATATGGCAGGGCAAGGAGATATGGATTCCAGTTATGGAAATTACAGCTATGGCCAACAGAGATCTACACAGAGTCCTATGTACAGAATGCCCGACAACAGCATTTCAAACACAAATCGGGGGAATGGCTTTGACAGAAGTGCTGAACCATCATCCTTAGCATTTAAGCCAACAAAGCAGCTAATGTCCTCTGAACAACAAAGGAAATTCAGCAGCCAGTCCAGTAGGGCTCTTACCCCCCCTTCCTACAGTACTGCTAAAAATTCCTTAGGATCAAGATCCAGTGAATCCTTTGGGAAGTACACATCGCCAGTAATGAGTGAGCATGGGGATGAGCACAGGCAGCTCCTCTCCCACCCAATGCAAGGCCCTGGACTCCGTGCAGCTACCTCATCCAACCACTCTGTAGACGAGCAACTGAAGAACACTGACACGCACCTCATTGACTTGGTAACCAATGAGATTATCACCCAAGGACCTCCAGTGGACTGGAATGACATTGCTGGTCTTGACCTGGTAAAGGCTGTCATTAAAGAGGAGGTTTTGTGGCCAGTGTTGAGGTCAGATGCATTCAGTGGACTGACGGCCTTACCTCGGAGCATTCTTTTATTTGGGCCTCGGGGAACAGGCAAAACACTATTGGGCAGATGCATAGCTAGTCAGCTAGGGGCCACATTTTTCAAGATTGCCGGTTCTGGACTAGTCGCCAAGTGGTTAGGAGAAGCAGAGAAAATTATTCATGCCTCTTTTCTTGTGGCCCGGTGTCGCCAGCCCTCAGTGATTTTTGTTAGTGACATTGACATGCTTCTCTCCTCTCAAGTGAGTGAGGAACACAGTCCAGTCAGCCGCATGAGAACCGAGTTTCTGATGCAGCTGGACACTGTACTAACTTCGGCTGAGGACCAAATCGTAGTAATTTGTGCCACCAGTAAACCAGAAGAAATAGATGAATCTCTTCGGAGGTACTTCATGAAACGACTTTTAATCCCACTTCCTGACAGCACAGCGAGGCACCAGATAATAGTACAACTGCTCTCACAGCACAATTACTGTCTCAATGACAAGGAGTTTGCACTGCTCGTCCAGCGCACAGAAGGCTTTTCTGGACTAGATGTGGCTCATTTGTGTCAGGAAGCAGCAGTGGGCCCCCTCCATGCCATGCCAGCCACAGACCTTTCAGCCATTATGCCCAGCCAGTTGAGGCCAGTCACATATCAAGACTTTGAAAATGCTTTCTGCAAGATTCAGCCTAGCATATCTCAAAAAGAGCTTGATATGTATGTTGAATGGAACAAAATGTTTGGTTGCAGTCAGTGATAACTTTTAGAAAAATGTTATGAATgttggcacacacacacataaaacctGCTACATAGGGTATAGAACCCCTTTCCAGTAGTGTTTAAATTGCAGAGGGTACTGGGGAAGACAACAGTTAAGTTGCATCTTTAGAGTCAGGGTAGACTTGGAGGAAAAGTGCATCACATGAGATCTTCTGATTTGAAAGCCCCAGATAACAGAAAGCATATGCTGATGCTTAGTTCGGTTCAAGCCAGACAACACTCACCAAGGAGCAAGGTGCAAGTGTGTTGATTTCAGAAGGACATGAACCTCATGTGTTGATTCCATTCTGCTGTTCCCGAGATTTAGTTGCTGTCAAGTGCCTGGAGTGgtgctttattttttgtttgcctCACAATTACATTGGTGGCATGTGCTAATATAAAGAGCTTTAACTTCAAACATTATTGAACTAAAGAGATGAACGGTTGTGTTATGACAGAAAAccagatttttgccattttaagaGCAACAGTATTCCTCAATCCTGTCTGTTCTGCAGTATTAAGCTAAGAACAGGTAAAACAGGGTAACGGTAATCTGGACCTTAATTTCTgcagttcatttcttttaatgttcttgTCTGCAAAAACTCAGGAAAGCGATTGTGATTTGTACAGTACCTCAAAGGAATGTGTTGAAAGCACTATGTACTGCTGAGAGTAATAGGATAGGCTTCATTGTtactttatattaaaatgtatgtTTACCTCAACAATTGGAGAATAGCAAGGAAAATTATTTGAATGTATCCAGAAAATACTGAAGTGTGATACAACTGAATATTTACAATTTTAAGTAGAAATGGAAGgctaaagaaaagaaacaggttcTTTTACTAATTATGGGGAATTAACCAGAGCAGAATAATTCTTTATGTCAATAACTGCAAGAGTTCTTATTCTTAGTACATTGCTCCTTGATAATTAAGTGAAAATGTTCTTAAAAGGTACACTGGTTAATGGAAAGCTACTTATTCAGTTTGTGTGTCTAAAACAGCCACAAGACCTGCTTAGGACCTTGGAAGTCACAGTCCCTGGAAACTGTGACTGCCTTTTACCACATCTGTAGGGCTGGTGGTGGTAGTTTGCAAGTTATCTCATAAAACTGCTGGTAATGGTGTCATTCTAGCTCACTAATCTAGTTTATAGGCTTGCCATGCTGTTTGATAGAATGCAGAGAATAGCaaccaaaacagacaaacaaaaacaaaggacaaaCCATCCAATTTATATATATCCTCAAAGAACCTCTCtatcccctccccttccttttgTCTCTACTTTTGTCAGTGCAATTTTGCTTATTTTGAAATCTCCTGGGCTATAGTGTCCCCACATTCATTTCTACCTCAGTTTTATTACATTTCTCTTAGAAACTAAGTAGAAAATTTGAAGTGGACACACACATGCAATATAACTTGCCAAACATGTTaccttttgttttcttccatCCTTCCCCATGAATGTAGTTTCCAACAATGTTAGTCGTTATACTCACTTCCACCTCAGTCTACCCCCCATGGCATAGGTGACATTATACttaattccccactccccaccaagTTGTTCTTTATATCCTTCAATGCTGTATGTGCAACTTTTCATTGATAACTGACTGAGGTTGGGCAGTGCCTCTGGATAGTCATATGTAGGCTGCAGCTTTCCAAAGCCACTGCCCCTGTGTAAGTGGAACAGTCTGGCTTTTTGaatgtattttttcctgtttttgtttttttttgttgttgttgttgttgttgttgtttttcctctttttctttttctttttttttcagtttagagGTGCAGTAACAAAACCATTGCAAAGCACTGGCATTTTATGTCTTCAATAAGTgatgtacatttatttttaattttaaataaatgcaatgaGAAGCTTCAAGAAAGgtctttgttattgtttttcttcaaaaatttttactGATCTCATTTGCAATGTCAGATTCTCTGAAATGAGTAACAGAGAAAACTAATGAAGGATTTTtcatatttctgaaattttatgatGTTTGATCTTTACTTCCCCCTTTTTTCATGTTCCCTAAAAACTGAGCAAATGAACCAGAATTTAACTTACTGTGATATTCTATCAATTATAACTGTGCTTAAAAATAGTAATTCCATATTAAAAAGCAGTGCCTTTCATTAAGGatacaaaaaataatatttaagtatGTCCTTAGCTTTTTGCAAGTGTGCATATCCCTTACAAGAAAATTCTAATATCCACATTAACTTGTAGGTTCATACTGATTGTCACTGACAAGTTAACTTTTGCAGAGTGCtgacttattttctgttttttatgcaTTACATTTCATTTCTGCCATCATGCTGTGTTCACTTGAAAGTATCTGGCAAGTTTTGACAAACCCCATCTTATTTAGACAACTTTGAAAAATCCAATATTGACCCCCATTTTTTTGTGGCAAGTAAGTCTTAATGCCAAATATACGACTGCACTATTGTGTTTTATACTCAtttatgaaactgaaaataaagtaATACATATTGGCTTTTAGCTTTAAATGGCTTCAAACTTATTTGAGGTATGAGTGGTCaaaaatccatttatttaagtagAAGCTGAGGTCGTGTGTGAATTTCCTTTAGTCTCCAGAATTCTAGAATGTGATCTCTTAGAAAATTGGGCACgtggaagaaatgaagatctgtTGGGGGAGATAAGGCTGACCTTTGAGTAGGTAGTGCTCTCCTGTGATTCTTTGAATTCTGCATGGCAGCACTATGAGCTCTTCTGTGGATGAGCCTAATAAGGAGCTCTTTTCTGACCATCCCTTCCTGAGCTTGTGGGGGCATGCCAGAGTCTCAGAAATGAATGTGTACAATCACTGGTGGTACAACTGAGTAATTGGGCTTTATATTCTTGGCCTCTTTTTGATTGCTAAAAATTTGGAGAAGACTACTAATGAAGGTGAAGTAATAAGCCAATACAAATCCCTTGCCATCTGGTCAGGGGATTGAGCCAGTCCATTTAGCCCCTAATTTTCTTCTTCACAACTACAATACAAATTttcaaaagggagagaaaggaagtgaAGGACTACTACTTCAGTCTAAGGATCAATAGATATTCAAGAGATAGTTAGttcataataaaattatatgtGACACAAATGGAAGCACTCTACACTTCTGGTCTGCTTCTCTCCAAAATATTTAGAGCATTAGTAACAATATCAAAAACTTTGCTGACTGAGCTGTTCAATGGAATGTGAAGGCAGTATCCTTTAAGGCTATTTACTTTCACACAGAATGTTTATCTATTAGTCAGTTTGTCGTCTACTCAAATGCAGATAGACGGGTATAATGTTTTCTTGTGCATTTGAAACCTATcaaggagaaaataaatgatCCCACCAAAATACACAGGCCAAATACCATCTGGGCAAGTGACAGACGCTATCCAGAGGCTATGCTGTGTAAAATAGCAAGGTCAGTTTATATGGGTTACATAGTACTTGACTACACAGTTTTcaaaagaatacattttaaaaatccaaattaatTCATGCAGTAGTCTttgtacatttaaatatttgtggGTTGCAAAATATGTTTTAGAGGCATCTAGAGTTTCTCTAACTCTGTCCAACTTCAAGCAGAAAGATACTTCTATAATCCCATTCTTATATTTCTTAGTAAGAATTGGGTATCATGATCATTGAATCTGTATTTTGCAAAGTGAAAGGGATTCAGTGTTTGAACTATTGAGGCCACTAAAGTAAAgttctaataaatatatatgtatatttagcatgtgtgtttgtgtgtgtgtgtgtgcgctgttttcaccaccacctatttgaattttaaaactaATATCTATTTTGCATTATTCAGAAGCAAATGGTTACTTTCTTCATATAGGCAGAGATGCtcatcaaatatatttaattataaacaCAAATCAAAGTGTTTCagtatgttttttcttttgaaaagtaaAGCCTTCGATTGTTGAATCAACTGCCAATTTTTTTATGAAGCACATTAGCAAATATTGAGCTGTTAGTATTTCAGAACTCAAAACCAGCTGTACTTGTGACTAACCAACACATGAACTGAGCTCTCACTCTGCTAAGACCTTTGGTTGACATTCGATTTTGAACCTGCCAGATGCATTTGTGTGAACCAGGGATACTGCATCTTTAATGAACAagtctctcctctttccccagtTTTTAAATACAACACAGGCAGTGTAACACTAGGCACTGCAATTGTCAAAGACAATTAGACTGAAAGCAGGAaattttcacctccctgtctcAGTGATATGTAGAATGTCGGCAGCATGGGTCAGCCTTGCCACAGAGTTGTGTGAGAATATATGAATCAGTCCTATAGaatgttaaatatttataaaaatagttcTGTAGTACACCAAGGTTGGGAGCACATTCATTCCTTCTTATTGTCTgataaaaaaaatgcaaaagtttatTTCCAGGCTTAAAACTaactccctctctttctccctctccttttcttccccctctctctctgGCTCACTCTTACTCTTGCTCTCTTGCTCTGTGTGTGTTTTCCTTATACAGTTGCTAGAGaagattcattttctttttcttttttcatctgaCGTATATTCAAACATTGTTCTTTATAACCATTTCTACCTCATTGCTACATATTGTACATGTAGTAtttatttgttgtctttttttgaatGTCATGCATTTCGTAAGAAAAAGACTTGTCCTTGAACTTGAACAGTCTACCTCAGAAAGACTGTCTGTACACTGAACAGTATTAGCAACCTAAATGATAAGACGCATTAGCGAAGTGTGGCAGGGTAGATAATGCATGAGTACTTGGGACACTGATGGACTTTTAATTGTACTTATAACACAAGACTGCTTATAAGAACTTAAATTATGCATTGTGTAGGTCGTCTTCAAAGCCCCATTTGGGACGTAATATACAGAATACAGCTTTATTCCTATGCGCCCACCTCTGAGAAATGTATTAACATTCCCAAGTATTTTACACAGGCATTCTGGCtacttaaagaaattaaaacaaaatttttatattattttgactGACACCCTCAGCTCTTAAATTTAAGAGAAATAACGGTACTTAATTATTTGTAACTGCAGTCTTTAGTAATTTAAAATGCCTTCATTTTAATTCTGTGACTCCTGGTATAAATTAATAAGAACAATACAGTTGCAAAGGACTGCAAAATactgaaaagaaaccaaaaaataaaaaatggcacTTCCCAAAGGAATTAACAAACATGGAGTCATGGTTCTTGCAAGTTCCATAACTGAAAgcattttgtttctgattttcatttataACACATTTGTTTATAGAAGTAATTGTACAACTAATGGCACATTAGATTACTTTGTATGAAGTGTTAcatattttactatttatttttgcaACCATTCTTTTTCTTCACCAGCTCTATGTTTCAGTAgcaaaagaatacatttttttttaaatgctgaaagGGGTCCACCACCCACCCAATCGATGAATGGACTTTTGAAGTTGCTTGTCAGCAAATTGTGGATATTTTACAAAAGCGAATGAACTGTGACAATCCACAACTCCCACAGATGTGAACTCAGAAATGCATCTGAAACTCCTGGTATGCCTGACAATCTATTCTTTAAGTTTTATTAACAAAGTGGCATCCAATcctttcacttacaatttctggCAGGAATGTATTGTCTAGAGGCTGTCTAGTAGTGATTAAgagagggtttttgttttgttttgtttgtttactgtATTAGGTGAGGAATGCCATATTTCTTGTCAGCTAACAGTACTTGTcggagacagaaataaaaagaaaaaagaaacctaacTAATTAAAATTTCTGTGCACTTTGCTTCCCTGACCATATTGATTTTATTTGCTTAAATTGAAACAATACGCTGGATTTGACCAGATTTTGACCCCTTGCAAGAAGAAAAGCCCTATATAGTACATATTACTTTGGGTTATTCTAGTactgtttgcttatttgttctgCAAATTCCAAATCATTTTTCTGTGCATTATTTTGCATCTGCTGAAACTAAATGTGTTATTATTGCActcattaaaaatgaaacaatccATTTCTCTTGGAAAAAAATGACAAGCTTTAGATGATGAAAGCTTAAATTATCCATCACTTGCAAAATGAATTCATATAATTTGTGAACATTATTAATGTAAATGAGACATTTctgcttagattttttttttattttgatgggatCATTATACGGTTGATCATATGTGTGTAGGAAGCTGCTGTACAATTAACTTGGAGATCTGAAAATGCTTTTTGTCCTCATTGTTACAGTTTCAATTGTAATCCATTGCATCTCCTTTTCTTGGGTGTTGGCActgtaatatattaaaaaaaaaatcagtgctcAGTATTGTAACTAACTGTCCCTACTGAATATTCCTTTTCATAAATACTTGCTACCACAGGGAAATTAAGTTTTCATATAGAATACTAGTTTCAGTAGTAACCATTGAAGAATTAAAAATGTGGTTCAAGGCAGATATTTTTATGAAAAGTTTTCTCTattgtaaaatttgttgtatatGGCTATGCTACTATCATGGAATAAGAAAAGAACAAGCATAcctcaaataaaaaaattctgaGTTAAAAAATGTTGTAGTTTGATTTTTATCATGAACCTGAGTCGTGTTATTTTTTCTCCTACCCTTAGAAATGGTATCAGAAACGAGAAGCATAATCTTTGTTTTGGATTGTAAAGGCAAAATGATAATGTGGCCCTAGGATTTTGGGTGAAAATTTGGCACTGTCGATTGGTCCAGTTTTTGGTGTGAGCTTTGTCACTTGA
The nucleotide sequence above comes from Dasypus novemcinctus isolate mDasNov1 chromosome 7, mDasNov1.1.hap2, whole genome shotgun sequence. Encoded proteins:
- the FIGN gene encoding fidgetin isoform X2 is translated as MQWTPEHAQWPEQHFDITSTTRSPAHKVEAYRGHLQRTYQYAWANDDISALTASNLLKKYAEKYSGILEGPVDRPVLSNYADAPSGLVNGRKNESEPWQPSLNSEAVYPMNCVPDVITASKAGVSSALPPADVSASIGSSPGVASNLTEPSYSSSTCGSHTVPSLHAGLPSQEYAPGYNGSYLHSTYSSQPTPALPSPHPSPLHSSGLLQPPPPPPPPSALVPGYNGTSNLSSYSYPSASYPPQTAVGSGYSPGGAPPPPSAYLPSGIPAPTPLPPTTVPGYTYQGHGLTPIAPSALTNSSASSLKRKAFYMAGQGDMDSSYGNYSYGQQRSTQSPMYRMPDNSISNTNRGNGFDRSAEPSSLAFKPTKQLMSSEQQRKFSSQSSRALTPPSYSTAKNSLGSRSSESFGKYTSPVMSEHGDEHRQLLSHPMQGPGLRAATSSNHSVDEQLKNTDTHLIDLVTNEIITQGPPVDWNDIAGLDLVKAVIKEEVLWPVLRSDAFSGLTALPRSILLFGPRGTGKTLLGRCIASQLGATFFKIAGSGLVAKWLGEAEKIIHASFLVARCRQPSVIFVSDIDMLLSSQVSEEHSPVSRMRTEFLMQLDTVLTSAEDQIVVICATSKPEEIDESLRRYFMKRLLIPLPDSTARHQIIVQLLSQHNYCLNDKEFALLVQRTEGFSGLDVAHLCQEAAVGPLHAMPATDLSAIMPSQLRPVTYQDFENAFCKIQPSISQKELDMYVEWNKMFGCSQ
- the FIGN gene encoding fidgetin isoform X1 produces the protein MISSTSVYGLKMQWTPEHAQWPEQHFDITSTTRSPAHKVEAYRGHLQRTYQYAWANDDISALTASNLLKKYAEKYSGILEGPVDRPVLSNYADAPSGLVNGRKNESEPWQPSLNSEAVYPMNCVPDVITASKAGVSSALPPADVSASIGSSPGVASNLTEPSYSSSTCGSHTVPSLHAGLPSQEYAPGYNGSYLHSTYSSQPTPALPSPHPSPLHSSGLLQPPPPPPPPSALVPGYNGTSNLSSYSYPSASYPPQTAVGSGYSPGGAPPPPSAYLPSGIPAPTPLPPTTVPGYTYQGHGLTPIAPSALTNSSASSLKRKAFYMAGQGDMDSSYGNYSYGQQRSTQSPMYRMPDNSISNTNRGNGFDRSAEPSSLAFKPTKQLMSSEQQRKFSSQSSRALTPPSYSTAKNSLGSRSSESFGKYTSPVMSEHGDEHRQLLSHPMQGPGLRAATSSNHSVDEQLKNTDTHLIDLVTNEIITQGPPVDWNDIAGLDLVKAVIKEEVLWPVLRSDAFSGLTALPRSILLFGPRGTGKTLLGRCIASQLGATFFKIAGSGLVAKWLGEAEKIIHASFLVARCRQPSVIFVSDIDMLLSSQVSEEHSPVSRMRTEFLMQLDTVLTSAEDQIVVICATSKPEEIDESLRRYFMKRLLIPLPDSTARHQIIVQLLSQHNYCLNDKEFALLVQRTEGFSGLDVAHLCQEAAVGPLHAMPATDLSAIMPSQLRPVTYQDFENAFCKIQPSISQKELDMYVEWNKMFGCSQ